The genome window GCAACGACACCTTGCCCTTCATCACCATGCAAGGTCTGGAACAGTCGCCCTATTATATCCAACATCCCTTGGAATTCGGCCGGCGAATCAAAGATTCGAGCTTGGGCTTCCAAAGGCGGATCCGCGAGGTCAACGTCGAGTTTCACGTCGAATCGATCTTCAACATCGAGCCCTTCATTCCCCGTTTTGTGGATCAGTTGAACCGGATGCTCAGCCAAGGCGAATTGGAGATCGATCCGCGGCTCCGCCGCCAGATCATTTTCAACGTCTTAGCCAAGGGCGAGGTCCAAGCCCAGCGCATCGTTCTGCAACGCAACGCCGAAGGCTTCGAGCGGGTTTCAAGCTCGGAACCGCCGAGCTCGCCGGCACCGGTCTCGCCGCCGGGCCCCGATCCTTTCGCCAAGACGCTTTTCGCCATGCCCGCCGCCAATCCGGCGAGCGCCGAGGCGGCCCCACCCGAGCTCGCGCCCAAGGCTGAGCCGCCGCCGCGCAGCGAGCCGATGGCCGCGTCTCGTCCCAAGGCCGCGCCGCCACCGCCGCACCTGACCTCGCTCACGGACCGGGCCGAGCTGATTCCCTTGCTGCTCCGCCAGCTGGTCGAGCGCAAGGAGGCCGGCCAAGGAACCCCGCTGCTCATCGTCGAAGGGCTGGCGATCGAGCGGCCGGAGCTCGAAAGCCTGACCGAGAATTTGGCCCCCAAGGTCCATGCCCACGCCGGTTTCGACCTGATGATCCCGGAGCTGCAGCAAACCTACAGCGGCATGCGCTTGGGCGATCGGATTCATTGGATCCAGCAGCAGGCTTCCCAGCTCCGATGGCAGACCCTGTACTATCACGCCGGTTTCCCCCGGGTCGAAGTTCAGTCGGTGGGCGAGCTCTATCAACAGATCCATGCGATGAGCCGCAAGGAGTCGCGATTGCCGGAGAGCGAGACCGTGATTCAATTGCCAGGAACCGTCCTGCTGGAGAATGTCGCGGATTTCACCTTACAGGCTTTGAACCGCTACCGGGTGACCGGCCGCCGAGTCCGGCTGGAGCTCGATAACGGGGTTGTCCACGAGTTCGTGGGCGAGCAGGGCCGCTGGACCCTCGCCGAGCCAAGCTCCGCCGAGGTCAAGCCGCCGTCGCGGCCTCCGCTGACCGGCAGCGCCGACCAGTACCATACCGCCCGCTGGCGGACCGAGCTGAACAGCTTCCTCCAGGAGCCCAAGAACATCCTCGGCCGGCACCATGAGTTCTATTTGCTCTCCGGGGTCCCGATAGAAGCCAACGATGCCCAGGCCATCCGCCAGCGCCTCCAGCTCGGCGCCGGCAGCCTGGAGCTGCTACGGCTCCATGACGAAGCCGCCGGCAAGGTTTGGACCTTCCAGCGCCAAGGCCAGGAGTGGGTCGTGGAAGAGAGCGCTCAAGATCGGCGAATCCGTTGGCGCCCGCACGGAAACCATCCGCAAGGCGCCATCGAGGCCAGCGACCTGATGGACCTGCTGCGCCAACTCCCTTCGACCACCGAAGGAACCGAGCCTCTCCACATCCTGATGCGCGGTCCCTGGTCGAACCAATATGCGGCGGCGCTGCAGGAGGTTCTCAACCAAAGTGGACGCCCCTCCTTGCGTCCGACCCTCGAATTACATTATGAGGGCGCCCAGGCTGAGCCTCGCCGCCAAGTTTATCAGCGAAATTCCCAAGGGGAGTGGCGTTTCTTGGAGTCGCCGGAGGGGTGATAAAAGGGGCAAGACCGGAATTTTGTTGATTTTTTAGACAACTTTCCTTAACCGAGCCCGAAAATTCAGCAATCTATCTTTCTGTTTAGTTTTCGAGGACTTATTCGCGGGTTCGGAGGTAAGCATGACTCCCGGCTTAAGCGGCCAGAGTGCTTCTTTGTTCATTGCATCATCGCAAACGGGTCTGCTTCGGGGGCAATCGGGGCATCCAGAGGGTCAAGGCCCCGATTTCCACCAGCGTTCGGGCCAGACCCTGGCCCAATTGCTCGAGCTGGGCGATTCCGGCTCGACCTTGAGCCAGAGCCTGGCTCGGCACGGCGGCGATCTGCGGCGAGCTTTCGGGGCGCTGCCGGTCTTGCAGCGCGAGGCCATTCAGAACCGCTGGGGCCAGGCGATCTGCGGCGAGCTCCTCGCGCTTTCGGCCGAGCGTGATCCTGAATTGTTCGGCCAAGCATTGCTCAACCTCGCCTCCCGTTTGGCGGCGCGGAACAACTCGGCTCTAGCCGCTCCGCTCTATCAATCGATTGGCGCCCTGAGCGACCTTCCTTCCGAGATTCAATCCCGAGCCCACCGCCGCCTGGAAGCCCTGCAGGGCCGGGGCGAGATCGGCGACGTCGCCGAAGCGATGGTCGGACGCTTCGCCCAAGAAGCGACCGAGCCGACCTCCCTGCTCGCGATGGGTGTGGCCGGCGCGGCCTTCAAGGTGACGCGGCTGGCGACCTTGAGCCGCTTGGTGGGCAATCCCTCGAGCCATTTTTTGACGCGCGGTTTCGGCGCCCGGGCCCTGGCCTCGGCGACCGGCTTTGGCGTTGAAGCGACGGTTTTTCCCTTGGCCGGACGACTGGCCAACGAAGGACTGGGTCGCCGTCAGGACTGGAGCCGGCAGGCTCTGGGCCACGACCTGGCCTCGAGCTTTTTGTTTCTGGGCGCGATGAAGATGAGCGGCTGGGCCGCCGGTGCCGGCTTCAACCGCCTCCATGGCCTCAACCCGGCGACCGGTCAAGCGACGCGGCTCGGCGCTTTCAGCGCGATTTCCCGTCCCTTGGTTCCCCAGCTCGGCATGCTGGGCGGCATTATGGCCGGTCACGAATTGGAAGTCCGGGCCGGCCTCCGCGAAGCCCAACCGGCCTCGAGCACACTCGTTCATTCCCTGGCCATGCTCCTGCAATTCAACGTCGCCGGCCGGGCCACTCGAAGCCTGTTCGGCGATCGTTGGCATGCCTGGGAGCAGGGCATGGAGCGCCAGAGCCAGATTCTGGGCCGCTCGCCGCGGCTCAGCGGCGAAGGCCGTCTCACCGATTTGCTTGGTCCTCAGCCGGCTCTGGCTATGGCTGGCAACGGCCGAGGTGCCGGCAATGGCCGCGAAGGCGGCCTCTTCGGTCCCCAAATTTCCGCGATGAGCATTCACAACGGCGAAGGCAACGGCCGCAGCCCCCGCCCCGGCGAGAGCGTCTCGCCGCCGGGCCGCTCGCCCAGCGTCAACCCGCCGCCCTCGAGCCCGAAAACGCTTCCGCCGGCCTTGGACATCGCCGGCGCGACTCGGGCGCTCGACCAATACCGCGATCACCGCACAGCCACGGCTGGATCCGAATCGACCGTGCGGATGGCCGAGGCCCTGCGCTTCCTGAAGAACAATCCGGAATCGGCCCGCCGGGCCCTGATCGGCCGCAACGATTTAAGCGACGCGCAATTGAACGAGCTGAGCCTGGCGATTTCGCCCGAAGGCAACCGGGTGTTGACCGACCCCGGAATGCGGAGGGTCCTCATTCCCAACCGCGGCGAGATCGCCCATCGCATCGCCCGCGGCCTCTACGCCGAAGGCCTCACGCCGATCGTAATCGTGCCCCAGATCGAAGCCAATGCCCAGTGGGTCCAAGAGATCCTCCGCTTGGGCGGCGAGGCGGAGTTTGTCCAAGCCGAAACCCCGGCCAAGGCTTATCAAGAAGCTTATCTCAACATCGAGCGAATCGTCGAAACCGCCAAGCGGACCGGCGCCCAAGCCGTCCATCCGGGCTACGGCTACCGTTCCGAAAGTCCGGACTTCGTTCAAGCCCTCACCCGCGAAGGCCTTGTTTTGATCGGGCCTTCCGAAAGGTCGATGCGGCTGGCCGGCGACAAGGACATCGCCAAACAGAACTTCATCGAGGCCGGCGTTCCGGTCGTGCCGGGCACCAACCGCGGTTACACCGAGGTCGAGGGCCTCGTTGCCGAGATGGAGCAAAACGGCATGATCCGCAACGGCGAGCTGGCCTTCCCGGTCCGTCTCAAGGCGGTGGCCGGCGGCGGCGGCCGCGGCCAGGCGACGATTCATACCTTGGCCGAGCTGCGGGCGAGATTTTCCCGGCTTTCGAGCGAGGCGGCGAACGGATTCGGCAACGGCTCGATCATGGCCGAGCGCTTCATTTCCCGCTTCCACCACGTCGAATTCCAGGTCATGGCCGACCGCTTCGGCAACGTCGTCCATCTGGGCGAGCGCGAGTGCACGCTCCAGGAGCGGGGCCAGAAACTGATCGAAATCCACCCGGCCTCGATTTTCAGCCGCTTTCCCAGCCTCCGCGAGCGGATGGCCGAGGCTTCGCTCAAGGCGGCCCGGGCGATGGAGTATACCGGTCACGGCACGGTCGAGTTCATGGTCGACCCGGTCACCGGCGAGTTCTTCGCGATGGAAGTCAACGCCCGCATCCAGGTCGAGCACCGGGTCAGCGAGGAAGCCACCGGCTTCGACTTGATCCGCGAGGCCATTCGAGTGTCGCGAGGCTTTCCGCTCTCCCGCAGCCAGGAGGAGATCCATCCGCAAGGCGGCGTGGTCGAGATCCGCCTCAAAGCGGTGGATCCGAACCGCCGCGACCGCGACGGCAACGCCGCGCCGGCTCCCGGCTTGGTCGAGGAATTCCAGGTCAACGGCAGCGGCGACTTCGCTTCGCTGGCCCAGCAAGGCATCTTCGTCGAAACCAGCGTCCGGCCCGGCGACCGGGTCTCGCCCAATGCCGACCCGATGATCGCCAAGATCGTGGTCACCGGCAGCGACCGGCGCCATGCCCTCGAAAGGGCGGCCGACGTCTTGGGCCGGACCATTCTTCGCGGCAGCCAAGGTTTCGCCAGCGACTTAAAGCGCCAAGAGGCCCTGCTCCGGACCCGCGCGGCCTTGGAAGGAACTTACGACAATCGTTTCGTCGACGAATGGACCCGCAACGGCGGCGGCGAGAACCTCTCGGTCTTCGCCAACGCCGAATCCCGCATTCTTTCGAGCCCCGAGGGAACCCTCCACGTCCAAGTCGGCGGCGCCGTTCCGCCGAGCCACGAGGCGGTGGAGCTTTGGTCCCGTTCGGCCCGCGACCTCCTGAGCGGCCAAGCCGAGACTCAAGCCTTGAGCGGTCCGATCGCCGACTTGTTGCGGAGCCACTCCGAGATCCGCCAAGCCTTCGCCAGTGCCGGCGAAGCCCAGGGCCGTTGGATCCAGGCTTCCAACGAGGGCGAGATTCGCCAAGCGGTGCTTTATCAGAACGCCCGGCCCCGCCGGGTCCTGCTGGCCCGTTCGGCCCGGATGCCCAATGGCCAAGGCAATGTTTATGCTGAAAAGCCGGTGGTCTACGACATCCAGATCGGCCCCGATGGCCATGTCCAAGAGGTGGGCCTTCACGTTCAAAACGGGGGCGGCTTGGAGCAGCAGCAGCGCCTTCAGACCGGTAACAATTACCTGGGGACCCGCTCCGACGGCAGCACCGACATTTTCACCAACGGCCAGTCTTCGACGCCATTGGCCCTTAACTTGCGACTGATTCCGGCCGGCAACAGCCGCGGCCTCGAGATCCGGGACCGCGCCAACAATATCCTGGTCTCGCTTGCGCCCGACCAGGTGATGGAATCGCCGGCCCAGCGCCTTTTGAGCCTCTTCGAATTCTCTTCGAACCCGAGCGTGCCGGAGCACGTTCGACGGCGTTCCCAGGGCGAGATCAACGGCATCATTCAAGACTTGGCCAATCAGGCCTCCCCTAGCCCGGTGCGCCTAGCGGCGATGCAGGAGCTCGGCTCGACGCCGGCCTCGCTGGTCCGCCGCCTGCTCAGCTTGAGCGCCGAAAACCGTCCGGCGGCCGAGCGCCAGCTCTTGGACGAAATCCTGGCCCGCCGCGAAATCTCCGGCTTGTTGCAGCGCCATCGCTTCGAGAGCTACGAGCCCTTGAGCGAGACGGCCTCGCTGGTCCGCTTCACCGAAACCGGTCCCGACGCCCAGCCGATCCCCCGCCTGATGCTTCGAGTTCATGGCCAGCGGGGCGAGCCCTTGGCCGAAACCGTCGCCGAGGCGACCCGCCAAATGGGCCGGCTCGAATTGGACAATCCCCAGACCCGGGACAACGTCATTCAAGTCGTCACTTCGGATTTTAGCGCCGATCGGGTGGCCGAAGTGGCCGGCGCCCTCAACTTGACGGCTACCACTCGAAGCATGGTCAGCGGCGGCGATCCGCTGCGGGTCAAGCGCCTGACCTTGGTCGTCGAGCGCAATGGCGGCTATCCCGATTATTACACCTTCCGCCGCCAACGGGGCGAGCGGGGCCTGCGCAGCGGGCCCTTCGTCGAGGACACCCGTTTCCGCAACGTCCATCCGATGCTGGCTCACTTCATCGAGCTCCACCGGCTATCGGCCTTCGACGTCGAGCGCGATCTCGAGCGCTCCGGCCGCCAGGTTCACATTTACCGGGCCAGCAACAAGCAGAACGGCGCGATGGCGGCGGGCAGCGACCAGCGGCTCTTCGGCAGCGGCCTGATTTCCGAGGCCCACGTCCAGCGGGGCTACGATAGCATCGAAATCCCCGAGATCGAGCGGGGCTTCGTCGACGTCGTCAACGGCATGCACGAAGCCCTCAACGGCAAGACCGGCCGCCGCTCCTACTGGAACCGGATCTTCCTCAACATCCAGCCGGTCCTCCCGATCAGCGACACCGAGGTGGCGGCCTATGCCGAAACCTTGGCCACCCGCCATGCCGACCGACTCCGCGGTCTCGGCTTGGAAAAGGTCGTGGTCAAGGGCCGCCTCCGCGACGCCGAAGCGCCCGGCGGCTTCCGCACCGTCTTGGTTCGCATCACCAATCCGACCGGCCAGCGCTTCGAGCCGGTGATCCACAACGTGGTTCGAGCCCGCGTCCAGGATCAATACGGCACGGTAGCCACCCGCGAAGTTTTGATCCGCAACGGCGCTTATGAGAATTGGCTCGCCGCCGAGCGTTCGGGCGACCCCGACTTCGTCATTCGCCATGGCGACTGGGCACCGGCCGACGTACCGATCCGCCCGGCGAGCACCATTGAATTGCGCGAGCAGCAGGCTCGGGCCCGCGGCGCGACTTGGGCCTACCGGGTCCCGGCCCTGATCGCCGAGATGGCCGAGCGTTTCCGCCTTCGCCACGGCCTGGGCCAGCCCCGGCTGCCCGGCAGCGAACGGCCGCCGGAGCCCGCTTTCCCCTCGGAATTCGTCGAGCTGGAATTGGATCCGGCCACGACCCGAACCGACCCCCGCACCCGGATGATCGATTACAATCACGGCGAGCTCGTCCGGGCGCTCGATGAGCATGGGATGCCGCGGGCCGAGGGCCAGAATCAGGCCGGGGTGGTGATCGGCATCCAGACCGACCATCTCGGCGGCACCGGCATGCCGCTGCGCCGAGTCGTCATCCTCGGCGACCTGACCCACCGGAGCAAGGGCGCGCTCTCGGCCAACGAATGCGCTCGGATCAACGCGGCCATCCGCTTGGCGGCCCGCGAGGGAATTCCGGTCGATTGGTTCACCGCCTCTCAGGGCGCCGAGATCCACGCGGAGCGCGGCGTCGAAGGCCTCGACGCCACCGCCTCGACGGTCCGGGAAATCGTCCAGCACGCTCACAGCCGGGGAGTCCCGATCAATATCGTGGTCGACGACGTCAACATCGGAGCCCAATCCTATTGGAACTCGCTGGCCTCGATCATCCACGACACCGGCGGCATCCTCATCATGACCCCCCGCGGCAGCATGGCCCTGACCGGCCCCGACGCTTGGACGGCCGCGATGGTGCGCCATATCCATAGCGAAGATCTACCGGGAACGGCTCGCAAATTCTATCCTCGTGGACTCCAAAGCCTGGCCGGCTACGAGGAAGTTCATGGCCCCAACGCCGATGCCATGGCGCTGGCCCCCGACCTGGCGAGGGCCACCGAGATGCTGTTGCGGCATCACTATTATTCCTATCGCCTCGGAGCGGGCGAGATCGTCAGCCAACGCCAATTCGGCGGCGAGGACCTCTACACTCGCGACATCTCGGTCGAAACCATCGAGCTCGGCGGTCAAAAACGGCAAGTCGGCGAGGAGATCCAAAAGGTCCTCAATGGCGGGGCCGGCCACCGCGAGACCATCCTCGAGGCGCTCCGCGACCGCGGCTCGCCGCCGCCGCTCCGCTGGTGGGCCGATGCCCAAGGCATTCGCCATCAAGCCGGCGGCAACGGCCTCATGCCCCAAAAATTCAACGCCTTGATCCAGGAGATGCAGATCGGCGGCAGGCCGACCATGGTCATCTTCCCGCCGCTCGGGCCCTTGGCGCCGGCCGACTCCGAGGTGATCGGGCGGGCCATCATCAAGGCCAGCGGCCGGATGCCGGTCCTGCTCATCGGCAGCCTCACCGGCTTCAACGGCGATCCCCGCTCGATGGAAAACCGCCAGCTCTTCGGCGGCGCGACCATCGCCGAGGCCATCGTCAAGCACCAGGGCCCCATCACTGTGGTCGACTTGGGTTACATCGTCGGCGGCACTTTCGTCGTGGTCAGCAAGCAGCTCAACCCCAACCTCCGGCTGCTGGCCTTGGAAGGCTCCCATGCCCAGGTCATCGGCGGGCCTTCGGCGGCCAAGGTCGTCTTCCGCTCGACGATCCGCAAGGAAGCCGATGCCGATGCCAGAGTCCTGCAAGCTCAGCAGGCGATGGAAAGGGCTTCGGCCAGCGAGAAAGAGGCCCGTAAAGCCGACTATGAGCGAATCCGCCGCGAAGTCATCGCTGAAATCGAGCAAAGCCGAGGAGCGGCCTTCGACCAAGTTCATAGCGTTCAACGGGCCGAGACCGTCGGCGCCGTCGACGAGGTCATTCGTCCCGACCAGCTGCGCGAAGCCATCATCCGCCACCAGCAGCAGGCCTTGAACGCCTATAACCTGGCCCGCGACGTCGAGGCCCGGGAGCGGGGCCGAGCCGGCGCCATTCCGATGCTCCGGCTGCCCGGCGACGGCGCTTTCGAAGCCTTCCGCCAAGGCCTGGTCGCCGTCTACGGCGAAGAGGGGGCCCGGAGCGCCGCTCAAACTTGGATTCAAAACTTGCAGAACTTCGCCGGCGGAAATTCCGGCGAAGGGAGCTCGGGCCCGGGCGGTCCGGAGGGCAATGGTTCGGGCAATGGCCCGGCCTCGCCTCCTTGAAGTAACCGGGGGCCCGGCCTCGTGAAGGCGAGACCCCGAGAGGATGAAATCCCGACCAGCCGGCCGCCGCCCTTGCGGGTGCGAGCGCCCGTCGGTCCGGCCCTCGATCCTCAGGCCGTCCTGATGGAGTGGATGCCGCGGGACACGATCAAGTCGATCGCCCGGCACATCCCGGAGAGCGAGGCCGAAACCGGTTGGACCGGGCTTCCGCTGATCGCCGAAGCCATGGCCCGGGGCCTGGCCTTCGCCAACCGCGGGATTGCGGAGTCCGATCACCCCAACGTGGGCCGGGCTCATGTGAAAATGCGGGATTGGATTCGGGATGCGATGGACACGGCCCATCGCGAGAGGATCTTCGGCGATTTTCGCCGGCTCTACGAGGACGCCTTGGCTCGGCATTCGGCCGAGGCGATCCAGGAATGGGTCGAGGGATCGCAAGTGGCCTTCGATATGGGCTTGCGCCTCTTCGGGTCGCCCGACGGCGAAATGGATTTCAGCCGGATCGACCGGCGAGGCATGCTCAACCTGGGACAGGTCCTGGGCATGGGCGCCTTGCAAGTGAACCTGAGCGCTATTCTGTACGGAACTGAGTCCAGGCTTTTTCCGGGGCTGGATTTTGGTTTGACGCCGGAGTTAAAAGCACAGGCCCTGCGGCTTGGGCCTAGACCTGGACAGGATTTTGAATTAGTCGGAGCCGACATTTTTGAAATGCTGCGGGGTCTGGAAAACATTCGCCAGGGGGTCGAGAACGATTGGGGATCGATCCATCCCTTGGTTCGGGGTTTTGGTCAAGGTTACGAGGGGTCCCGGTGGATACGGGAGCAAGGGGTGGAGAGAATACGGCGGGCCGTTGACGAGGTCGAAGACTTCGTCACCAAGCCCCGGCACTAGCACCAATGAAAGGGCTCTCCCATGACGCAGCAGGATCGGACTCTCGGCGTCCCCAGTCACCGGCTTTCGGCCGACATTGCTCAAAACAGCTCGGGTTTTGACGCGCCAGCTTGGCTGCGTCAACACTTGCCCCAAAGCCCGGAAGGGAGCGCCGGGCGAGAGCTGGCTTCGCTGGGGCGCGAGCGCGACCCCGAGCTCTTCGGCCAAGGCCTGCTCAACTTGGCCGGCCGCCAAGCCCAACAGGGAAATTTACCCTTCGCCGCCCAACTCTACCAAGCCCTGAGCCAAGGCGGCGATGCCTTGCCCGCCGAGGTTCGCCGGCTGGCTCAGCGCCGGGTCGAAGCCCTCCAAGGTCACGGCGAAATCGGTGACGTGGCCGAGGCGATGGTCGGCCGCTTCGCCCAAGAAGCGACCGAGCCGACTTCGCTGCTCGCGATGGGCGTGGCCGGCGCGGCTTTCAAAGTGACGCGGCTGGCGACCTTGAGCCGCTTGGTGGGCAATCCCTCGACCAACTTTTTGACGCGCGGATTCGGCGCCCGGGCTCTGGCCTCGGTCGCTGGCTTCGGCGTCGAAGCAACGGTCTTTCCCTTGGCCGGCCGCTTGGCCAATGCAGGCTTGGGCCGATCGCAGGATTGGAGCCGGCAAGCCTTGGGCCGGGATCTGGCCTCGAGCTTTTTGTTCCTAGGAGCCATGAAGATGAGCGGTTGGGCCGCCGGCGCCGGCTTCAACCGTATCCATGGAATCAACCCACTGAGCGGTCAGGCGACGCGCTTGGGGGCCTTCAGCGCGATCTCGCGGCCCTTGGTGCCGCAGCTGGGGATGTTGGGCGGGATCATGCTCGGCCACGAGATGGAAGTGGCGGCGGGCTTGCGAGAGGCCGAGCCCTTCAGCAGCTCTTTGGTGCATTCCTTGGGAATGCTGGTTCAGTTCAACGTGGCCGGCCGCGCGACCCGCGGTCTCTTCGGCGAACGGTGGCACCGCTGGGAGAACCAGCTCGAGATGCAGACCCAGACCCTCTCCCAACGAGCCTTGGGCCGCCCTCATGTCCCGACTTTGAATTTTGGACCCGAATTGGCTCTGGCCACCGCCGGCGGGCCCGGCCCACGCCGCGGCGGCGAAAGCGGATCGATCGAGGCCCTCGCTGCCGAGCCGTTGCGGATGCAGTCCTTGGGCGGCGAAGGCGGCGGAAGCCGCGAAAGCTCCGGCGGCAGCGGCCGCCGCATCGATCCCGAGCAGACCTTGGCGGTCCTGCCGGTCGGCACCCTGACTCCCCACGGCAACGAGCGGACCACCCACCAGCGGGCGGTCGGCGATCCGGCCTGGGTGGCCGAGGTGGCGGCGTTGAACGGCCACGTCGAGTACAAGGGCGATGGCGTTTACGTCGACAAGGCCAGCCAGGAGCCGCTGAGCATCGAGCAGATCAACGAGCGCTACGGCGCCCAAGTCCGCAGCGAGACCGGTTTCCGCGAGCTTGCCACCGAACATCCGATCGAAACCCCCTGGGCCGGCCAGATCCCCACCGGCTTGCGCGGGCCCGAGGGCGAGACCGAAGGCCATTTGCTCCAAGCCATGGGGCTCTCCAAGCGCGAGATCAAGAGCCTGCGCTTCGACGAGAGCACTTCCTATCTGCACGGCTCCGACCAATTCGCCCTCCAAGGTCTTTATGCCCTGTACCGCTCGGCGGTTCAGTGGGGCCTGCCGCTCGACGAGATCGTCGGCCGCGATCCGCGCCGCATGGGCATTTCGGTCGCCGCCGGCCTGGGCGGCATGAACAACCTCATCGACCTGATCACGGCGGCCACCAAGCGCCGGATGCGCGACGGCGCGCCCACGACGACGACCGATCCGCCCACCGGGCCCTTGGTTTTGCCGGCGCTGCTGATCGATTCGATGCAAGGGCTCTTCACCGCCATCCTGGGGCCGAAGGGCGGCGAGGTTCCGACCGGCCTGACCGCCGACACCGTCATCCGGACCGTCGGCCGCATCCCGGTCGACGTCGGTGCCTGCGCCACCGGCTACAAGGCCTTCGCCAATGCCGCCGACATGTTCCGTCCGGGTTGGCCCGGCCAAACCCCGACCGACTTGGCCTTCTTCGGCTCGGCCGAAGCCGCTCACGGTCGAATTTTCGCCCGCTCCGAGGCCACCGGCTTCAACGCGATGAAAGCGATGGAAACGACCGAACGCCTGCGCAAACGCAATGGCCGGGTCGAGGACGGCTACGCTCCGTTGACCACCGACGTCATGGGCTTCTGGCCTTCGGAAGGCGCCGGCGTTGGCGGACTGATGCGGCTCTCCCGAGCCATCGAGCTCGGCCTGCCGGTTGACGCGGCGGTTGCCGGCTACAGCATCACCGGCGACCAGGGCGGCAAGAAGCATCCCGCCGGCTTGGGGCTGGGCGGAGTTTCCTCGCTCCTCGAATCGCTCCATATGGCTCGCCAATGGCAGGGCTTGGAGCCGCGCGAGCTTCAATACATGAACCTCCACGGCACCGGCACTCCTGAAAACAACAAGATGGAGCCGAGCAATCTCCTCGCCGTTCTCGATGCCTTCGGTTACGAGGGGCCGCTCCGGCTTTCGGCCTACAAGGCGCTCCTGGGCCATGGCCTCGGCGCCGCCGGCAGCATGGAGATCGGGCTTTTGACGATGGCGCTGCGCCAGCAGCTGGCGCCGGGCGCCTTCAATCTCGAAGGCCGGCAAATCGATCCGACGGTCCAGGCCTTGGGCGATCGGGTCATCGTCAGCGCCGACGCGGTCCATGGGCCGCTGCGTTTCGTCGGCGGCCAGTCCCAAGGCTTCGCCGGCAACAATGGTTCGGCGCTGTTCCGCAGCGTCGACGATGCGACGCTGCACGAGGTCTACGGCTTCTCGATTCCCCAGATCGAAGCTTACCGCAGCCGGCTCAGCGAGCGCCGCGATCGGGCTCGCCAATGGGAAGAGGACATCCGCACCGGCCGGGCGACGATCGGGCAATTCCTTTCCTGGTTCGGCCTCGGCGCCGAGCCGCCGCCGGCGCCGCCGGTCATGGTGGTGCTGCCCGGCGAAGGCGAGGTTCCGCCTTCCTCGGTTGGGCCGGCCACCAGGCGCGAAACTCCGGCCAGCCGCGCTTCCAGCGAGCCGCCGGCCGAAAGCCTGCCGCCGACCAGCGGCGAGCTGGCTCAAATGATGAGCCAAGCGATCTATGGAAATCGGGCGCCGGCGGTGATCCGCGGCATTGGAGTCGATCCGAGCCAGATGATCGTCAGCCTCGGCCGCGGCCAGATGCTGACCACTCGCGGCACCGCCCGGGCGACTCGCTCGGCGGCGATGCGCGGCATCGATCATCCCCTGACCTTGGCCTATCTCTCCGAAGATTTCGGTTTGACCCGCTATGCCGGCCGTGACTCCACCCACCGCGAGAGCTGGGTTCGCGCCGATAACGGCGAGCGAATCACTCCCGAGCAGATTGCCCACGACTTTGGCGAAAGGCTGCTGCAAGAAAGCGGTATCCGTGACATTCCCT of bacterium contains these proteins:
- a CDS encoding biotin carboxylase N-terminal domain-containing protein produces the protein MTPGLSGQSASLFIASSQTGLLRGQSGHPEGQGPDFHQRSGQTLAQLLELGDSGSTLSQSLARHGGDLRRAFGALPVLQREAIQNRWGQAICGELLALSAERDPELFGQALLNLASRLAARNNSALAAPLYQSIGALSDLPSEIQSRAHRRLEALQGRGEIGDVAEAMVGRFAQEATEPTSLLAMGVAGAAFKVTRLATLSRLVGNPSSHFLTRGFGARALASATGFGVEATVFPLAGRLANEGLGRRQDWSRQALGHDLASSFLFLGAMKMSGWAAGAGFNRLHGLNPATGQATRLGAFSAISRPLVPQLGMLGGIMAGHELEVRAGLREAQPASSTLVHSLAMLLQFNVAGRATRSLFGDRWHAWEQGMERQSQILGRSPRLSGEGRLTDLLGPQPALAMAGNGRGAGNGREGGLFGPQISAMSIHNGEGNGRSPRPGESVSPPGRSPSVNPPPSSPKTLPPALDIAGATRALDQYRDHRTATAGSESTVRMAEALRFLKNNPESARRALIGRNDLSDAQLNELSLAISPEGNRVLTDPGMRRVLIPNRGEIAHRIARGLYAEGLTPIVIVPQIEANAQWVQEILRLGGEAEFVQAETPAKAYQEAYLNIERIVETAKRTGAQAVHPGYGYRSESPDFVQALTREGLVLIGPSERSMRLAGDKDIAKQNFIEAGVPVVPGTNRGYTEVEGLVAEMEQNGMIRNGELAFPVRLKAVAGGGGRGQATIHTLAELRARFSRLSSEAANGFGNGSIMAERFISRFHHVEFQVMADRFGNVVHLGERECTLQERGQKLIEIHPASIFSRFPSLRERMAEASLKAARAMEYTGHGTVEFMVDPVTGEFFAMEVNARIQVEHRVSEEATGFDLIREAIRVSRGFPLSRSQEEIHPQGGVVEIRLKAVDPNRRDRDGNAAPAPGLVEEFQVNGSGDFASLAQQGIFVETSVRPGDRVSPNADPMIAKIVVTGSDRRHALERAADVLGRTILRGSQGFASDLKRQEALLRTRAALEGTYDNRFVDEWTRNGGGENLSVFANAESRILSSPEGTLHVQVGGAVPPSHEAVELWSRSARDLLSGQAETQALSGPIADLLRSHSEIRQAFASAGEAQGRWIQASNEGEIRQAVLYQNARPRRVLLARSARMPNGQGNVYAEKPVVYDIQIGPDGHVQEVGLHVQNGGGLEQQQRLQTGNNYLGTRSDGSTDIFTNGQSSTPLALNLRLIPAGNSRGLEIRDRANNILVSLAPDQVMESPAQRLLSLFEFSSNPSVPEHVRRRSQGEINGIIQDLANQASPSPVRLAAMQELGSTPASLVRRLLSLSAENRPAAERQLLDEILARREISGLLQRHRFESYEPLSETASLVRFTETGPDAQPIPRLMLRVHGQRGEPLAETVAEATRQMGRLELDNPQTRDNVIQVVTSDFSADRVAEVAGALNLTATTRSMVSGGDPLRVKRLTLVVERNGGYPDYYTFRRQRGERGLRSGPFVEDTRFRNVHPMLAHFIELHRLSAFDVERDLERSGRQVHIYRASNKQNGAMAAGSDQRLFGSGLISEAHVQRGYDSIEIPEIERGFVDVVNGMHEALNGKTGRRSYWNRIFLNIQPVLPISDTEVAAYAETLATRHADRLRGLGLEKVVVKGRLRDAEAPGGFRTVLVRITNPTGQRFEPVIHNVVRARVQDQYGTVATREVLIRNGAYENWLAAERSGDPDFVIRHGDWAPADVPIRPASTIELREQQARARGATWAYRVPALIAEMAERFRLRHGLGQPRLPGSERPPEPAFPSEFVELELDPATTRTDPRTRMIDYNHGELVRALDEHGMPRAEGQNQAGVVIGIQTDHLGGTGMPLRRVVILGDLTHRSKGALSANECARINAAIRLAAREGIPVDWFTASQGAEIHAERGVEGLDATASTVREIVQHAHSRGVPINIVVDDVNIGAQSYWNSLASIIHDTGGILIMTPRGSMALTGPDAWTAAMVRHIHSEDLPGTARKFYPRGLQSLAGYEEVHGPNADAMALAPDLARATEMLLRHHYYSYRLGAGEIVSQRQFGGEDLYTRDISVETIELGGQKRQVGEEIQKVLNGGAGHRETILEALRDRGSPPPLRWWADAQGIRHQAGGNGLMPQKFNALIQEMQIGGRPTMVIFPPLGPLAPADSEVIGRAIIKASGRMPVLLIGSLTGFNGDPRSMENRQLFGGATIAEAIVKHQGPITVVDLGYIVGGTFVVVSKQLNPNLRLLALEGSHAQVIGGPSAAKVVFRSTIRKEADADARVLQAQQAMERASASEKEARKADYERIRREVIAEIEQSRGAAFDQVHSVQRAETVGAVDEVIRPDQLREAIIRHQQQALNAYNLARDVEARERGRAGAIPMLRLPGDGAFEAFRQGLVAVYGEEGARSAAQTWIQNLQNFAGGNSGEGSSGPGGPEGNGSGNGPASPP